A genomic segment from Aegilops tauschii subsp. strangulata cultivar AL8/78 chromosome 1, Aet v6.0, whole genome shotgun sequence encodes:
- the LOC141027656 gene encoding protein FAR-RED IMPAIRED RESPONSE 1-like, translating into MFGDVVCFDTTYRKLDDGRPFGLIVGVNNHKKTTVFGATLLYDETTESFGWLLRTFLTAMSGKHPKAILTDEDVAMATAIRKVLPQSHHRLCVWHMNQNACKHLAGVVEEYKKFNADFQHCIYDIEEEDDFINEWNRMLDSMDYVTIPGCKGLNIDSARVSKHNEGLHMPRGFLPPLSTLIIVNSL; encoded by the exons ATGTTTGGTGATGTTGTATGCTTTGACACCACATATAGGAAACTAGATGATGGGCGTCCATTTGGTTTGATTGTTGGGGTGAATAATCACAAGAAAACTACTGTCTTTGGTGCTACACTTCTCTATGATGAAACAACTGAAAGTTTTGGTTGGCTTTTGAGAACATTTCTAACAGCTATGTCTGGGAAACATCCAAAGGCTATTCTGACCGATGAAGATGTAGCAATGGCCACGGCAATCAGGAAAGTCCTTCCTCAGTCTCACCATAGactttgtgtgtggcatatgaacCAAAATGCTTGCAAGCACCTTGCTGGGGTTGTTGAAGAATATAAGAAGTTCAATGCAGATTTTCAGCACTGTATCTATGATATTGAGGAAGAAGACGATTTTATAAATGAATGGAATAGAATGCTAGACAGTATGGACTACGTGACAATACCTGGCTGCAAAG GTCTGAACATCGACTCTGCTAGAGTTTCAAAGCATAATGAGGGGCTTCACATGCCAAGAG GATTTTTACCCCCACTTTCTACTTTAATTATTGTCAACTCATTATAG